The following proteins come from a genomic window of Methanobacterium bryantii:
- a CDS encoding helix-turn-helix domain-containing protein: MKYHPKVSLIIEGHTFSYKLFEALEHVSRTYSQRKAAQELNISHAVLNRRIKEAEEKLGFKLLAATGAGSELTGNAQKILQKYKKYTNRLKNREKIIICGGYASSRLMETLSLKYGLNAAVYRTSDKNAIHLANLDMVDILTLDDPVHAFIQNLDFVPIAYDHLVLVSCARTHHDIKELNGKNFVEILDSPQRLAWNTLDDNKIQYKLAWEFKLPYDALRFIQKNPEFYTFINSSLWEGSDIIKNDTRHIISCVICNKEDKRIDDFLNFILTFKGQRLVEKCGFESVR; the protein is encoded by the coding sequence ATGAAATACCATCCAAAGGTAAGCCTTATAATAGAAGGGCATACATTTAGTTATAAACTTTTTGAAGCGCTTGAACATGTATCCAGAACATATTCCCAACGAAAAGCTGCTCAAGAACTAAACATATCCCATGCAGTTCTCAATCGCCGTATTAAAGAAGCTGAAGAAAAACTTGGTTTTAAACTTCTCGCTGCAACTGGTGCAGGTTCTGAGCTGACCGGGAACGCGCAAAAAATCCTTCAAAAGTATAAAAAATATACAAATAGGCTTAAAAATCGTGAAAAAATCATTATTTGCGGAGGATATGCTTCTTCCAGACTTATGGAAACGTTATCATTAAAATATGGTTTAAATGCTGCAGTATACAGAACAAGTGATAAAAATGCAATTCATCTAGCTAACCTCGATATGGTGGATATTCTAACACTTGACGACCCCGTGCACGCATTTATCCAAAATTTAGACTTTGTACCAATTGCATATGACCACCTGGTTCTCGTATCCTGCGCAAGAACACATCATGACATCAAGGAGTTAAATGGGAAAAATTTTGTTGAAATTCTTGATTCACCCCAAAGGCTGGCATGGAATACACTGGACGATAATAAAATTCAGTATAAATTAGCGTGGGAATTTAAATTACCTTATGATGCCCTAAGATTTATCCAAAAAAATCCTGAATTTTACACATTTATAAACAGCAGCCTATGGGAAGGCTCAGATATTATAAAAAATGATACACGGCACATCATAAGTTGCGTTATATGTAATAAAGAAGATAAAAGAATAGATGACTTTTTAAATTTCATTTTAACTTTTAAGGGGCAGAGATTAGTTGAAAAGTGCGGATTTGAAAGTGTAAGATAA
- a CDS encoding carboxymuconolactone decarboxylase family protein, with protein sequence MADELPDHYVSIRERYKEFGNALSDLGRITDQSGPIDHKHSHLIQLAASAAIRSEGAVHSHARRALELGASPEELYHALIIVTSTIGFPNVAAAISWVDDVVTDKK encoded by the coding sequence ATGGCAGATGAACTTCCAGATCATTATGTAAGTATAAGAGAAAGATATAAAGAATTTGGGAATGCATTAAGCGATTTAGGTAGAATAACAGATCAATCCGGCCCTATAGATCATAAACATTCACATTTAATTCAGCTTGCAGCATCAGCCGCCATAAGATCAGAAGGTGCCGTACACAGCCACGCAAGAAGAGCTCTTGAACTTGGAGCCTCTCCTGAAGAGTTATATCATGCGTTAATTATTGTCACAAGTACTATAGGATTCCCAAATGTAGCTGCAGCCATCTCATGGGTAGATGACGTTGTAACGGATAAAAAATAA
- a CDS encoding coiled-coil domain-containing protein, with amino-acid sequence MGVLKKKISKYNKYIIEIESEELEANNLKNIEDVIIVSKKDFEKELNKSKELAAKLESKDLELKLKGLKIQEKDIEIQRAKSEMYELKENYNSKITTLEDNYALKSNELTLLLNDKGNELESIKNEYSKLKEELEHSSNSLKEKLEEKETINNQMEVYRIGNIGLKNEIEGKKKEINELKSSYNELKINYDELKGNYSEILDIKSQKENEIESLRSNVNRLEMVQIEYNKLVNSYRHLQEVVNKKDKTINELESKKRKLEQYLSMSMEAITTLKNLGLFNRLFNRIPEGIEELQEDIKKLQPPKEIEIEPVRAKKTTDILGIKEDNFEDL; translated from the coding sequence ATGGGTGTCTTAAAGAAAAAAATCAGTAAGTACAACAAATATATCATTGAGATTGAGAGCGAAGAACTTGAAGCTAATAATCTTAAAAACATTGAAGATGTTATCATCGTCAGCAAAAAAGACTTTGAAAAAGAGTTAAATAAGTCTAAGGAATTAGCAGCAAAATTAGAATCTAAAGACTTAGAACTCAAATTAAAAGGTCTTAAAATTCAAGAAAAAGACATAGAAATTCAAAGGGCAAAATCCGAAATGTACGAACTTAAAGAAAACTATAACTCTAAAATTACTACACTTGAAGATAACTATGCGCTCAAATCAAATGAATTGACCCTGTTACTCAATGATAAAGGAAACGAACTTGAAAGCATTAAGAATGAATACAGTAAACTCAAAGAAGAATTGGAACATAGCTCTAACTCTCTAAAAGAAAAGCTCGAAGAAAAGGAAACTATAAACAATCAGATGGAAGTCTATCGAATTGGAAATATAGGGCTTAAAAATGAAATTGAAGGCAAAAAAAAGGAGATTAATGAACTAAAAAGTAGCTATAACGAGTTAAAAATTAATTATGATGAATTAAAAGGTAATTACAGTGAAATTCTGGATATTAAATCTCAAAAGGAAAATGAAATAGAAAGTCTTCGATCCAACGTCAACCGGCTTGAGATGGTCCAGATAGAGTATAACAAACTAGTTAATAGTTACAGACACCTCCAGGAAGTAGTAAACAAGAAAGATAAAACTATAAATGAATTAGAATCTAAAAAACGGAAGTTAGAACAGTATCTTTCAATGTCAATGGAAGCTATAACTACTTTAAAAAACCTTGGATTATTTAATAGATTGTTTAATAGGATTCCAGAAGGTATTGAAGAACTGCAGGAAGATATTAAAAAGTTACAACCTCCAAAAGAAATAGAAATAGAACCTGTAAGAGCTAAAAAAACTACAGATATCTTAGGAATAAAAGAGGATAATTTCGAAGACCTGTAA
- the nuoE gene encoding NADH-quinone oxidoreductase subunit NuoE, translating to MEDKLNEILSSYGGEKSELIPILQDIQSNYGYLPEDIIIELSNFLKMPESEIYGVATFYSQFRFTPVGKKHIMVCTGTACHVQGAPQIVAGIERHLGIKEGEVTIDLEYSLESVGCLGCCALAPCAMVNDEVESHISLKNIKRLFKRKKIKKK from the coding sequence ATGGAAGACAAATTAAACGAAATTTTATCAAGTTATGGGGGCGAAAAATCAGAATTAATTCCTATTTTACAGGATATCCAGTCTAATTATGGATACTTGCCTGAAGATATAATAATAGAGCTTTCAAACTTTTTGAAGATGCCTGAAAGCGAAATATATGGAGTTGCAACGTTTTATTCTCAGTTTAGATTTACTCCTGTGGGTAAAAAACATATAATGGTTTGTACAGGGACTGCATGCCACGTACAGGGTGCACCTCAAATAGTGGCTGGAATTGAAAGACATTTAGGTATCAAAGAAGGAGAAGTGACCATTGATTTAGAGTATTCTCTTGAATCTGTGGGATGCCTGGGTTGCTGTGCTTTAGCGCCATGTGCCATGGTCAATGATGAAGTTGAGTCTCATATATCTTTAAAAAATATTAAAAGGCTTTTTAAAAGGAAAAAAATAAAGAAAAAGTAA
- the fdhF gene encoding formate dehydrogenase subunit alpha — translation MKKNKITFTIDGFNIETEEGTTILEAALENGIYIPNLCYSHQLKPYGACRLCLVENDDGRLVTSCETISQEGMNIKSESEAVNKVRRLVAELLIANHEMDCLTCAKNNECKLQEIASYLGIQRDDLGSLRCSTIDLEKDESNPFFDRDLKKCILCGICVRTCSEMLGVNAVDFGFRGCNTKITTFADRPIMESACVSCGECVVRCPVGALVPKNSPKPSREVKSTCPYCGVGCNIYLGVRGNEITGVRADPDNKVNKGNLCVKGRFGYKFIDHPDRLTLPLIKKNGEFEEVNWDEALDFIAQNLEKYKGDTFAAISSARCTNEDNYALQKFTRVVMGTNNVDNCARSCHAPSVAGLARSMGSGAMSNSIDEIPDADCLFIIGTNATASYPVIGMRMIEAAKKGKKLIVADPREIQLSKYADVFLKHNPGTDVALLMGMMRVIIDEGLYNSSFVDERTENFDEFKKSLEEFDLESVEEITGVDKEKIREAAKLYASTKPASILYSLGITEHSHGTDNVFALSNLALLTGNIGKPSTGVNPIRGQNNVQGSCDMGCLPDSYPGYQKVDDPEVYKKFEEMWGCELDKSVGLKMPFVIGASSLGTVKALYIMGENPVLSEPDSSSIIRSLENLDFLIVQDIFMTETARMADVVLPAASYAEKDGTFTNAERRIQRVRKAIEPVGESKADWEITCEIAKKMGAEGFEFKDASSIVDELASVAPIFGGIAYSRIEEEGIQWPCIDEKDQGTPILHVEKFATESGKGKFIPLHYRPPAELPDEEYPLLLTTGRSIYHYHTTTMTGAADGLVELYGDDPVEINPEDAEELGLENGDIVKVTSRRGEVKTRVEVTDMSPKGVVFMTFHFGETPTNVLTSPAMDPISNTPEFKVCAVKVEKE, via the coding sequence ATGAAGAAAAATAAAATCACATTTACAATAGATGGATTTAATATAGAAACGGAAGAAGGAACCACCATACTTGAGGCGGCACTTGAAAACGGTATTTATATTCCAAATTTATGTTACAGCCATCAATTAAAACCATATGGGGCCTGTAGATTGTGCTTAGTTGAAAATGATGATGGAAGATTGGTTACATCATGTGAAACAATTTCACAGGAAGGAATGAATATAAAGAGTGAAAGTGAAGCAGTAAATAAAGTAAGGAGGCTTGTTGCAGAACTTTTAATTGCAAACCATGAGATGGACTGCCTTACATGCGCTAAAAATAATGAATGCAAACTGCAGGAGATAGCTTCTTATCTTGGCATTCAAAGGGATGATCTGGGAAGTTTAAGGTGTTCGACTATAGATCTTGAGAAGGACGAATCCAATCCATTTTTTGACAGGGATCTTAAGAAATGTATACTGTGCGGAATATGTGTTAGAACGTGCAGCGAGATGCTGGGTGTAAATGCAGTTGATTTTGGATTTAGAGGGTGCAATACAAAAATTACAACATTTGCAGATAGGCCTATAATGGAATCGGCCTGTGTATCCTGTGGTGAATGTGTTGTAAGATGCCCTGTGGGTGCACTGGTTCCTAAAAACAGCCCAAAACCTTCAAGGGAAGTTAAAAGCACATGTCCTTACTGTGGTGTTGGTTGTAACATATACCTTGGAGTCCGGGGAAATGAAATTACAGGTGTAAGGGCTGATCCAGATAATAAAGTAAATAAAGGTAACCTCTGTGTTAAGGGTCGATTTGGATATAAATTCATCGATCATCCAGATAGGCTAACATTGCCTTTAATAAAAAAGAACGGGGAATTTGAAGAAGTAAACTGGGACGAAGCACTTGATTTTATAGCTCAAAACCTTGAAAAGTATAAGGGAGATACTTTTGCAGCGATTTCATCTGCAAGATGCACAAATGAAGATAATTATGCTCTCCAGAAATTTACACGTGTTGTAATGGGCACAAATAATGTGGATAACTGTGCACGTTCATGCCATGCACCATCAGTTGCAGGGCTTGCCCGAAGTATGGGGAGCGGGGCAATGAGTAATTCTATAGATGAAATACCTGATGCGGATTGTCTATTTATTATAGGTACCAACGCAACGGCGTCATATCCAGTTATAGGTATGAGAATGATTGAGGCAGCTAAAAAGGGTAAAAAGCTCATTGTTGCAGATCCAAGGGAAATACAGCTTTCAAAATATGCTGATGTGTTCTTAAAACATAATCCTGGAACTGACGTTGCTCTTCTTATGGGTATGATGAGGGTGATAATTGATGAAGGCTTGTATAATTCTTCCTTTGTCGATGAGCGCACAGAAAACTTCGATGAATTTAAAAAATCACTTGAAGAATTTGATCTTGAATCAGTTGAGGAAATAACTGGAGTTGACAAAGAAAAAATAAGGGAAGCGGCAAAATTATACGCGTCAACAAAACCCGCATCTATTTTGTACTCGTTAGGTATAACAGAGCATTCTCATGGAACTGACAATGTATTTGCACTCAGTAACCTGGCACTTCTTACAGGAAACATCGGAAAACCTTCCACTGGAGTAAACCCGATTAGGGGACAAAATAATGTTCAGGGATCCTGTGATATGGGATGTTTACCTGATTCATATCCGGGATACCAGAAAGTTGATGACCCTGAAGTTTATAAGAAATTTGAAGAAATGTGGGGTTGTGAATTAGATAAGTCTGTGGGATTAAAAATGCCTTTTGTTATAGGTGCATCAAGTCTTGGAACAGTTAAAGCACTTTATATTATGGGTGAAAATCCGGTTTTAAGCGAGCCTGACTCTTCAAGCATCATCAGATCCCTTGAAAATCTTGACTTTTTAATAGTTCAGGATATTTTCATGACTGAAACGGCACGCATGGCTGATGTGGTACTGCCTGCAGCATCTTATGCTGAAAAGGATGGTACATTTACCAATGCAGAGCGAAGAATACAGAGGGTACGAAAAGCAATAGAACCAGTAGGTGAATCTAAAGCTGATTGGGAAATAACCTGTGAAATTGCTAAAAAGATGGGTGCAGAAGGATTTGAATTTAAAGACGCTTCATCAATTGTAGATGAACTTGCTTCAGTTGCTCCAATATTTGGTGGAATTGCCTACAGCCGTATTGAAGAAGAGGGCATACAATGGCCGTGTATTGATGAAAAAGACCAGGGAACTCCAATTTTGCATGTAGAAAAATTTGCAACTGAAAGCGGCAAAGGGAAGTTTATACCTTTACACTACAGACCTCCGGCTGAGCTGCCTGATGAAGAATATCCATTACTCCTTACAACAGGGCGTAGTATTTACCATTATCATACTACTACCATGACTGGAGCCGCCGATGGTCTTGTTGAATTGTACGGTGATGATCCAGTAGAAATAAACCCTGAAGACGCGGAAGAACTTGGACTTGAGAATGGGGATATAGTCAAGGTGACCTCAAGGAGGGGTGAAGTTAAAACAAGGGTAGAAGTAACTGATATGTCTCCAAAAGGAGTAGTCTTCATGACGTTCCACTTCGGCGAAACGCCTACAAATGTTCTTACAAGCCCTGCAATGGACCCTATATCCAATACGCCGGAATTTAAGGTTTGTGCGGTGAAGGTTGAAAAAGAGTAA
- a CDS encoding SagB/ThcOx family dehydrogenase translates to MSRKGKIILIILIILLGVTIAYLVWPQPTTTSNSQRTVISTINLPNPILEGNVSVEQAIQNRRSVRHYTNQSITLQDVSQLMWAAQGITDKANNLRSVPSGGQVYPLEVYIIVGKDGVTGLSEGIYHYNPYNNTLEKTSESDARSDLSQAANGQAWVKEAPVDIVITGDYSKMVAKYKDETLCTRFVNLEAGHAGENIYLEAEARGLVTVALGSFKDDQVHTVLGLPANENTIYIYPVGYSAYNT, encoded by the coding sequence ATGTCCAGAAAAGGAAAAATTATTCTAATTATTCTAATTATCTTACTTGGTGTAACAATTGCTTATCTAGTCTGGCCTCAACCTACAACAACCAGTAACAGCCAGAGGACAGTTATCAGTACAATAAACCTCCCAAACCCCATACTTGAGGGTAACGTGTCTGTGGAGCAAGCTATACAGAATAGGCGTTCTGTGAGGCATTATACTAACCAATCTATAACTTTACAAGACGTTTCACAGCTTATGTGGGCTGCGCAGGGAATCACTGATAAAGCTAACAACTTAAGATCGGTACCCTCCGGCGGACAGGTCTATCCATTGGAAGTGTATATTATTGTAGGTAAAGATGGGGTAACCGGGTTAAGTGAAGGAATATATCATTATAATCCCTATAACAACACACTGGAGAAAACATCAGAAAGTGATGCTCGTTCAGATTTGTCTCAGGCTGCAAATGGACAGGCATGGGTAAAAGAAGCTCCAGTAGATATCGTAATTACTGGAGATTACAGTAAAATGGTGGCTAAATATAAAGATGAAACACTTTGTACTCGATTTGTGAATTTAGAAGCAGGGCATGCTGGAGAAAATATTTATCTGGAAGCTGAAGCCAGAGGTCTGGTAACAGTAGCCTTAGGTTCATTTAAAGATGACCAGGTCCATACAGTTCTCGGCCTTCCAGCCAATGAAAATACGATATATATTTATCCAGTAGGGTATTCTGCGTATAACACATAG
- a CDS encoding NADH-quinone oxidoreductase subunit NuoF, translated as MNFDKIVKTAKKEYKSLYKSENPLILIGSATCGRSAGAALVKSVIQDELEKNNANAEIIEVGCIGLCYAEPIITIFKQGKPGIFYGNVTKKTAKEIIRSYIVEDDPLPEYALGTIGEGKIEGIPLFFDTEVLKPQVRRILRNCGIIDPKNINHYIANDGYSGFMDAIEMAPEEVIEKIKESGLRGRGGAGFPTWMKWQFCRDSGGETRYLICNADEGDPGAFMNRSLLESDPHSVLEGILIAGYVIGAKKAYIYCRAEYPLALDHLKHAIKQMREYGFLGENICGSGFNFDIEIKEGAGAFVCGEETALIASVEGKRGTPRTRPPFPTTSGLFGKPTVINNVETLASVALIMQKNPDKFAEFGTDSSKGTKTFSLVGEIERPGLIEVPLGTTLREVIFDIGGGIPGGKKFKAVQIGGPSGGCLPENFLDTPIDYDSMTMAGAIMGSGGLVIMDESTCMVEVSRYFLEFSQRESCGKCVPCRLGAKQMLDVLTDITEGKGKPEDVQLLKDLSEGIKMGSLCGLGQNTPNPVLTTLKYFENEYNAHINDDFCPALACKEFIAYRILTEECNGCRLCFKSCPVDAISGEKKQPHVIDQEKCIKCGTCIELCSGKYDAMECIPKIEMDEGK; from the coding sequence ATGAATTTCGATAAAATAGTTAAAACTGCAAAAAAGGAATATAAATCGCTTTATAAAAGCGAAAATCCGTTAATACTCATAGGTTCTGCCACATGTGGAAGATCGGCAGGTGCAGCTCTTGTAAAATCTGTAATTCAAGATGAATTGGAGAAAAATAACGCAAATGCAGAGATCATTGAAGTGGGCTGTATTGGGTTATGCTATGCAGAACCAATAATAACGATTTTTAAGCAGGGAAAGCCGGGAATTTTCTATGGAAATGTAACAAAGAAGACAGCAAAAGAAATTATCAGATCTTATATTGTAGAAGACGATCCTTTGCCTGAATATGCCCTTGGAACTATTGGAGAAGGAAAAATTGAGGGCATACCTTTATTTTTTGATACTGAAGTGTTAAAACCGCAAGTAAGGCGGATTTTACGTAACTGCGGCATTATAGATCCAAAGAATATCAACCACTACATTGCAAATGATGGGTACAGTGGATTTATGGATGCTATTGAAATGGCACCAGAGGAAGTTATAGAAAAAATAAAAGAATCAGGACTTAGGGGAAGGGGCGGAGCAGGATTCCCTACATGGATGAAATGGCAGTTCTGCCGTGATTCCGGCGGGGAAACCAGGTATTTAATATGCAACGCTGATGAAGGAGATCCAGGGGCGTTCATGAACAGGTCTCTTCTTGAAAGTGATCCTCATTCAGTTTTGGAAGGAATACTCATAGCAGGATATGTCATCGGCGCGAAAAAGGCGTATATATACTGCAGGGCTGAATATCCTCTTGCACTTGATCATTTAAAACACGCCATAAAACAGATGCGAGAATATGGATTTTTAGGGGAGAATATCTGCGGCTCTGGATTTAATTTTGATATAGAAATAAAAGAGGGTGCCGGTGCATTTGTATGTGGTGAAGAAACTGCACTAATCGCATCAGTTGAAGGAAAAAGGGGAACTCCACGTACACGTCCTCCATTCCCAACAACTTCTGGCTTATTTGGTAAACCAACCGTTATAAACAATGTGGAAACCCTTGCAAGCGTAGCGCTTATAATGCAGAAAAACCCTGATAAATTCGCAGAATTTGGGACAGACTCAAGTAAAGGGACCAAAACATTCTCTTTAGTGGGTGAAATTGAAAGGCCTGGCTTAATTGAGGTGCCTCTTGGAACAACCTTAAGAGAAGTAATTTTCGACATAGGTGGAGGTATCCCCGGCGGCAAAAAATTTAAAGCAGTGCAAATTGGAGGCCCTTCTGGGGGATGTCTTCCTGAGAACTTCCTAGACACTCCAATAGACTATGACTCCATGACAATGGCCGGTGCGATAATGGGTTCTGGTGGGCTTGTTATAATGGACGAGAGCACCTGTATGGTTGAGGTTTCCCGTTACTTCCTTGAATTTTCTCAGAGGGAGTCCTGCGGTAAGTGTGTACCATGCAGACTGGGTGCAAAACAGATGCTTGATGTACTGACTGATATAACTGAAGGAAAAGGTAAACCTGAAGATGTACAGCTGCTTAAAGACCTTTCAGAAGGAATTAAAATGGGTTCACTGTGCGGTTTAGGTCAAAACACACCGAATCCAGTGCTTACAACGCTGAAATACTTTGAAAATGAATACAATGCACACATCAATGATGATTTCTGCCCGGCCCTTGCATGTAAAGAATTCATAGCTTACCGTATACTAACTGAAGAATGCAACGGCTGTAGATTATGCTTTAAATCATGTCCTGTAGATGCAATCAGCGGTGAGAAAAAACAACCACATGTAATCGACCAGGAAAAATGTATAAAATGCGGTACATGCATCGAGCTGTGTTCTGGAAAGTATGACGCTATGGAATGCATACCAAAAATAGAGATGGATGAAGGTAAATAA
- the mobB gene encoding molybdopterin-guanine dinucleotide biosynthesis protein B — MKVIAVSGTKNTGKTTLVTRIVAELTSRGFSVGTIKHTHHTFDLEGKDTWKHREAGAEIVVGSGDETFLTVNKNMDLDQLLSMVKFIKNLDFVVLESFKRCNYAKIATSDIEDEFIITRVNALEMNEDDVKPIVNLIEERSYGILQNLDCKKCGFENCTEFAKAVVKGEVKQGTECKTESDEILLRVDDRIIPMNFFVQDFVKNAVIGMIKSLKTEEFGVGEGKKIELLIRDKN, encoded by the coding sequence ATGAAAGTTATAGCTGTTTCTGGAACAAAGAATACTGGAAAAACAACACTCGTTACAAGAATCGTTGCTGAACTTACAAGCAGGGGCTTCAGCGTTGGAACCATTAAACACACCCACCACACTTTTGATCTTGAAGGTAAAGACACATGGAAACACAGGGAAGCCGGGGCTGAAATTGTAGTGGGCTCAGGTGATGAAACATTTTTAACTGTAAATAAAAACATGGACCTGGACCAGCTTTTAAGCATGGTAAAATTCATTAAAAACCTTGATTTTGTAGTTTTAGAAAGTTTTAAACGTTGCAACTATGCTAAAATAGCCACATCGGATATTGAAGATGAATTCATAATAACCCGCGTTAATGCTTTGGAAATGAATGAAGATGATGTAAAACCGATTGTAAATCTAATTGAAGAAAGAAGCTACGGCATTTTACAGAATTTAGATTGTAAGAAATGCGGCTTTGAAAACTGTACAGAATTTGCAAAAGCTGTTGTGAAAGGGGAAGTAAAACAGGGTACAGAATGTAAAACTGAATCTGATGAAATTTTACTCAGAGTAGATGACCGTATTATCCCAATGAACTTCTTTGTGCAGGATTTCGTTAAAAATGCAGTTATTGGTATGATAAAATCCCTTAAAACCGAAGAATTTGGAGTAGGTGAAGGCAAGAAGATTGAGTTGTTAATACGAGATAAAAATTAA
- the fdhD gene encoding formate dehydrogenase accessory sulfurtransferase FdhD codes for MAEMFKKVNATRVDNRISQVEEKIVNDEQIKIIINETVTRSFSISPNSLKEFAVGYLLGEGLAVSVDNITKIKVEDYTINVTVDLADFDIRKELIVGSDCFGGWRTKIDYINEVDSDYTISKEDIFEGFKKLKEEAHVWQETGGTHIAGLVNKDTDEFIGIEDVSRHVAVDKVIGASALKKIDFSRSFLVYSGRMPADMLIKVSRTGIPILTSNAAPTSSGYSVAQKAGITLAGFVRGERFNIYTHPYRILI; via the coding sequence ATGGCAGAAATGTTTAAAAAAGTAAATGCTACACGTGTTGATAACAGAATCTCTCAGGTAGAGGAAAAAATTGTTAATGACGAGCAAATCAAAATTATCATAAATGAGACAGTCACTAGAAGTTTCTCCATAAGCCCTAACTCTTTAAAAGAGTTTGCAGTAGGATACTTACTTGGAGAAGGATTAGCTGTATCTGTAGACAATATAACCAAAATAAAAGTGGAAGATTATACCATCAACGTAACTGTTGACCTCGCTGATTTTGATATCCGAAAAGAATTGATCGTTGGCTCTGACTGCTTTGGAGGGTGGAGAACCAAAATTGATTATATAAATGAAGTAGATTCAGATTATACCATTTCTAAAGAAGACATATTTGAAGGATTTAAAAAATTAAAAGAAGAAGCCCATGTATGGCAGGAAACCGGCGGTACTCACATAGCAGGTCTTGTAAATAAAGATACTGATGAATTTATAGGTATAGAAGATGTAAGCCGCCACGTTGCAGTGGATAAAGTTATAGGTGCAAGTGCACTTAAAAAAATAGATTTTTCAAGGAGTTTCCTCGTATACAGTGGGCGAATGCCTGCAGACATGTTAATAAAGGTTTCAAGGACCGGAATTCCGATTTTAACTTCTAATGCAGCTCCTACTTCTTCGGGTTATTCCGTTGCCCAAAAAGCAGGGATAACATTAGCAGGATTTGTCAGGGGAGAGCGGTTTAACATATATACACATCCCTACAGGATTTTAATATAA
- the hxlB gene encoding 6-phospho-3-hexuloisomerase, translating into MILNEAIDEIVDNIKGVSSEIDSERIEEMLDMLINANNVFIIGLGRSGLVARAFAMRLMHLGISVYVVGETITPAIYADDCLLAISGSGETSFIISTATISKKRGAKIIAVTSYEDSTLGGLSDLIMPIKGRTKIDTEKDYIKRQINGRHQPLSPLGTLFEVSTFIFLEGVIAELMHKMGKTEEDLKARHTVLE; encoded by the coding sequence ATGATTTTAAATGAGGCTATAGATGAAATAGTGGACAATATTAAGGGTGTATCATCAGAAATTGACAGTGAACGCATTGAAGAAATGCTTGACATGCTAATTAATGCAAACAATGTTTTTATAATAGGTCTTGGAAGATCTGGACTGGTTGCAAGGGCCTTTGCTATGAGGTTAATGCATCTTGGAATAAGTGTATATGTGGTCGGGGAAACTATAACTCCAGCTATATATGCTGATGACTGTTTACTTGCAATTTCAGGGTCAGGAGAGACCAGTTTTATTATAAGCACTGCTACAATAAGTAAAAAAAGAGGGGCAAAAATAATTGCGGTAACATCTTATGAAGACTCAACCCTTGGGGGTCTTTCTGATTTGATAATGCCAATTAAAGGAAGAACTAAAATTGACACAGAAAAAGATTATATTAAACGCCAGATAAACGGAAGGCATCAGCCACTGTCTCCACTTGGAACTTTATTTGAAGTATCAACTTTTATATTCCTTGAAGGTGTCATAGCTGAGCTTATGCATAAAATGGGAAAAACAGAAGAAGATTTGAAGGCGAGGCATACTGTTCTTGAGTGA